A genome region from Alicyclobacillus acidocaldarius subsp. acidocaldarius DSM 446 includes the following:
- a CDS encoding M42 family metallopeptidase, with protein sequence MLLKELTEAFGPTGFEDEVRGIVRRELDAMGLSVRTDVLGNVIASTGEHHPGPRVMLDAHMDEVGLMVTHIGEGREEGGLLRFRPLGGVDPRVLVSKPVLIGERRIPGVIGAKPVHLQQPSEREKPIPMEKLYIDIGARDADDARRHVKPGDPVVFATAYQELPHRMAKAKSFDDRVGCYILLEALRRWKGALPVFGAFTVQEEIGLRGAHAAAYQIEPDIAIALEGTVAHDVVGTPSHGQSTVVGKGPAITVQDGQTVANRRFAEFLWETAKARNIPVQWRRVKGGTNDFGAIHRVGKGVLGGAISVPVRYIHAPTQVVSLDDVSHAIDLVVAVLDEIAKGGFRP encoded by the coding sequence ATGTTACTGAAGGAGCTGACGGAGGCCTTCGGCCCGACGGGCTTTGAGGACGAGGTGCGCGGCATCGTCCGCCGCGAACTCGACGCCATGGGTTTATCGGTGCGCACGGACGTCCTGGGGAACGTGATCGCGTCCACAGGAGAACATCATCCCGGCCCGCGGGTGATGCTCGATGCGCACATGGACGAGGTGGGTCTCATGGTGACCCATATCGGGGAAGGGCGAGAGGAGGGCGGGCTGCTCCGGTTCCGACCGCTCGGCGGCGTGGATCCCCGGGTGCTCGTGTCCAAGCCGGTGCTCATTGGGGAGCGGCGCATTCCGGGCGTCATCGGCGCCAAACCGGTTCACCTGCAGCAGCCGAGCGAGCGGGAGAAGCCCATCCCGATGGAGAAACTCTACATCGACATCGGCGCCCGCGACGCAGACGACGCCAGGCGCCACGTGAAGCCGGGCGACCCGGTGGTGTTCGCCACCGCGTACCAAGAGCTTCCGCATCGGATGGCGAAGGCGAAGTCGTTCGACGATCGCGTCGGCTGCTACATCCTGCTCGAGGCGCTGCGCCGGTGGAAGGGTGCTCTGCCGGTGTTTGGCGCGTTTACCGTGCAGGAGGAAATCGGTCTGCGCGGCGCACACGCGGCCGCGTACCAGATTGAGCCCGACATCGCCATCGCGCTCGAAGGCACCGTGGCCCACGACGTCGTCGGCACGCCCTCGCACGGTCAGTCGACGGTGGTGGGCAAGGGCCCGGCCATCACCGTGCAGGACGGACAGACCGTGGCGAATCGGCGCTTCGCCGAGTTCCTCTGGGAAACGGCGAAGGCGCGCAACATTCCGGTCCAGTGGCGCAGGGTCAAGGGTGGAACCAACGATTTCGGCGCCATTCACCGCGTCGGCAAAGGGGTGCTGGGCGGCGCCATCTCGGTGCCTGTGCGGTACATCCACGCTCCGACGCAGGTGGTGTCGCTCGACGACGTGAGTCATGCCATCGATCTCGTGGTCGCGGTGCTCGACGAGATCGCAAAGGGAGGATTTCGCCCATGA
- a CDS encoding M42 family metallopeptidase, giving the protein MSKYVSVFKQLLEAHGGPGFEEDVRNLILPHLSEYATEMWTDALGNLIGLVPGVGEGRRPRVLVSAHIDEIALVVTRIESGGFLRLAQAGGFDPRTLVGQEVVVHAQSGRVWGVIGAKPPHLTPPSERSKAAKLEDLYVDLALPEEEVRARVRVGDRVTLRRSPVDLLNGRIAGKSVDNRASAAVLLEALALLKGMVHSADLYAVFTVQEEVGLRGARTAGFGLAPDIAIAVDVTFGAFPGQAPDESFPLEGGVAISFGPNLHRRVFRRLVDCADRHRIPYQIELSQGPVGADANAFQIAGPGLAAALIGPPIRYMHTSVETVAYDDIWQCARLLAHYLAEVDAAQVEELTCY; this is encoded by the coding sequence TTGTCCAAGTACGTGAGCGTGTTCAAGCAGTTGCTCGAAGCGCACGGCGGGCCAGGCTTCGAGGAGGACGTGCGCAACCTCATTCTCCCTCATCTATCGGAATACGCGACGGAGATGTGGACCGACGCGCTCGGCAACCTCATCGGCCTCGTCCCGGGTGTGGGAGAAGGGCGGCGGCCGCGGGTGCTCGTGTCCGCACACATCGACGAAATTGCACTGGTCGTCACCCGCATCGAATCGGGCGGATTTCTGCGTCTCGCGCAGGCGGGGGGATTCGATCCGCGGACGCTCGTCGGCCAAGAGGTCGTGGTTCACGCCCAAAGCGGCCGGGTCTGGGGCGTCATCGGGGCCAAACCGCCGCACCTCACGCCTCCTTCCGAGCGGTCGAAAGCCGCGAAACTCGAAGATCTGTACGTCGATCTCGCCCTCCCTGAGGAGGAGGTGCGCGCGCGCGTCCGGGTGGGCGATCGCGTCACGCTTCGCCGCTCGCCCGTCGATCTGCTCAACGGCCGGATCGCGGGCAAATCGGTCGACAACCGGGCGAGTGCAGCCGTTCTGTTGGAGGCGCTCGCCTTGCTGAAGGGCATGGTGCACAGCGCGGATCTCTACGCCGTGTTTACGGTGCAGGAGGAGGTCGGCCTGCGGGGGGCCAGAACGGCTGGATTTGGCCTGGCGCCCGACATCGCCATTGCCGTGGACGTCACCTTCGGGGCGTTTCCCGGGCAGGCGCCGGATGAGTCGTTTCCGCTCGAAGGCGGTGTCGCCATCTCCTTCGGCCCCAACCTCCACCGGCGGGTGTTTCGGCGCCTCGTGGACTGCGCCGACAGGCATCGCATCCCGTATCAGATCGAGCTGTCGCAGGGGCCGGTGGGCGCGGACGCCAACGCATTTCAAATTGCCGGCCCCGGCCTCGCGGCGGCGCTCATCGGTCCGCCGATTCGGTACATGCACACGTCGGTCGAAACCGTCGCTTACGACGACATTTGGCAGTGCGCGCGACTCCTCGCCCATTACTTGGCGGAGGTCGACGCCGCGCAGGTGGAGGAGTTGACATGTTACTGA
- a CDS encoding RluA family pseudouridine synthase, whose translation MLEEYVVPSDLAGRRLSAVLSGRLGMSRRMLRRIIQAGGFYVNGEPVYLSVTVQDGDRVTWERPEEEVAVEPENIPLEICYEDDDVIVVNKPAGMLTHPSPHERRGSLLAAAAHYLRDRGGVPHAVHRLDKYTSGAVLIAKHAHAHHQLDRALRQGLVDRRYVAIVYAPEGCETGRWLTFVDGLAPNPHRPSRRIVVPPDRGDRAVTHALPLVQAGPLALVALVLETGRTHQIRAQMAFHGMPLVGDRDYTYALANRRDPLGQASFYEKAFGRQALHAYALSWPRVEDRAMCKVRARVADDMRELWQTVAGRDDIEAWCDEAQDVEPPGDPIYGPMDA comes from the coding sequence TTGTTGGAGGAATACGTGGTGCCGAGCGATCTCGCGGGCCGGCGCTTGTCGGCCGTGCTGAGCGGGCGGCTCGGCATGTCCCGCAGGATGCTCCGGCGCATCATTCAGGCGGGGGGATTTTATGTGAACGGCGAGCCGGTGTACCTCTCCGTGACCGTGCAGGACGGCGATCGCGTCACGTGGGAGCGGCCCGAGGAAGAGGTCGCCGTCGAACCCGAGAATATCCCGCTGGAGATCTGTTACGAAGACGATGACGTGATCGTCGTCAACAAGCCGGCGGGAATGTTGACGCATCCGTCTCCGCACGAGCGCCGCGGTTCGCTTTTGGCCGCTGCCGCGCACTATCTTCGCGATCGCGGCGGTGTGCCACACGCCGTCCACCGGCTGGACAAGTACACGTCGGGCGCGGTCCTCATCGCCAAACACGCGCACGCGCACCATCAGTTGGATCGCGCCCTTCGCCAAGGGCTCGTCGACAGGCGTTACGTGGCCATCGTGTACGCGCCGGAGGGCTGTGAAACGGGGCGGTGGCTCACCTTCGTGGACGGGTTAGCGCCGAATCCGCACCGCCCTTCGCGACGCATCGTCGTGCCCCCCGACCGCGGCGATCGCGCGGTCACCCACGCGCTTCCGCTGGTGCAGGCTGGGCCGCTCGCGCTGGTGGCGCTCGTCCTCGAAACAGGCCGGACCCATCAGATTCGGGCTCAGATGGCCTTCCACGGCATGCCCCTCGTGGGCGATCGCGATTACACGTATGCGCTCGCCAACCGGCGCGATCCGCTGGGGCAAGCTTCGTTTTACGAAAAGGCGTTCGGCCGCCAGGCGCTTCATGCCTACGCGCTCTCGTGGCCGCGCGTCGAGGACCGCGCCATGTGCAAAGTTCGCGCGCGCGTCGCCGACGACATGCGCGAGCTTTGGCAAACCGTCGCCGGGCGGGATGACATCGAAGCGTGGTGCGACGAGGCGCAGGATGTCGAACCGCCGGGCGATCCCATCTACGGGCCCATGGACGCCTGA
- a CDS encoding lytic transglycosylase domain-containing protein, which yields MFRRWQAILAGALAFVAALGLWTSDRANPAPAATAPVADARTPFQRASSLSLLPRVEWAANRARSDGPSHMDAIDVKLVHRPETALAAQAEMHHAAASAMAAKPVRTTLLCVRAGECLWTIAESHHTTVAELVQYNHLRSTVLHVGQVLRLPAGAHRPFALPKSPEASSSSLVPSLTYTVQPGDSLWEISNIFGVSVSAICSANHLTQTAIYPGERLVIEPSSAFGGSQAQSVLLREAPPWLIPVYKAAGAKYDIPWTVLAAIHKVETDFSTDGDIESYAGAIGPMQFMPSTFAIFGVPAPGHKVADIHNVEDAIYSAANMLHQERFSSDPYYAIWMYNHSATYVEDVLHLAVT from the coding sequence ATGTTCCGTCGTTGGCAGGCCATCCTAGCTGGCGCGCTCGCGTTTGTCGCTGCGCTGGGACTTTGGACAAGCGACCGAGCGAACCCGGCGCCGGCCGCCACGGCGCCCGTAGCCGACGCGCGCACCCCGTTCCAGCGAGCGTCGAGTCTATCCCTTTTGCCTCGGGTCGAATGGGCAGCGAACCGGGCGCGTTCGGACGGACCCTCTCACATGGACGCGATCGACGTGAAACTTGTGCATCGGCCGGAGACCGCCCTGGCCGCTCAGGCGGAGATGCACCACGCGGCCGCGAGCGCGATGGCGGCCAAGCCCGTCCGAACGACGCTCCTTTGCGTCCGCGCAGGGGAATGCCTGTGGACCATCGCCGAATCCCATCACACAACCGTGGCCGAACTGGTGCAGTATAACCACCTTCGCTCCACGGTTCTTCACGTTGGCCAGGTATTGCGCCTGCCCGCGGGCGCGCACCGGCCGTTCGCGTTGCCGAAGTCGCCGGAAGCGAGTTCCTCGTCCCTCGTGCCGAGCCTGACCTACACCGTTCAACCGGGGGACTCGCTTTGGGAGATCTCGAATATCTTTGGCGTCTCTGTCTCCGCCATCTGCAGCGCGAACCACCTGACCCAAACGGCCATCTACCCCGGCGAACGGCTCGTCATTGAGCCTTCGAGCGCCTTCGGCGGATCGCAGGCGCAAAGCGTGCTGTTGCGCGAAGCGCCGCCCTGGCTCATCCCTGTCTACAAGGCCGCCGGCGCGAAGTACGATATTCCCTGGACCGTGCTCGCCGCCATCCACAAAGTCGAGACGGATTTCAGCACGGACGGAGACATCGAATCTTACGCCGGCGCCATCGGACCGATGCAGTTTATGCCGTCGACGTTCGCCATCTTCGGGGTACCTGCTCCAGGTCACAAGGTTGCGGACATCCACAACGTGGAGGACGCCATCTACTCGGCCGCCAACATGCTGCATCAGGAGAGATTCAGCTCGGATCCGTATTACGCCATCTGGATGTACAACCATTCGGCGACCTACGTCGAGGACGTCTTGCACCTGGCGGTCACCTGA
- a CDS encoding nitric oxide reductase, whose product MFRFTSPYEDEPSLSLYTGLARALSRDARLCCRYGRLSSLSLAAAVIELPDVVRTAGGAERRSLERAEVYLRAGGSARLTDFAALLSARREWERCQAPKLAWQWLLTVEDARLMFWLSRERPRLARLFAKRMAFHRSRVRRQAAWRSRDGGRIDTAESVYLELLAELLAFAKGARSAISGDTHLAAGWAADRLRDAMARGPVEDLAEIWFDLAWEAPQGAAAQAGSHPPSRSRHALCRGEEVDGASNPRVEIWTRPRDEERGALLQGPAKAGAHAAPSARAGRFGEDHVAHVGRTVSSRMAGPPRRSQVRGEHEGHLEANGASRAEQDLSRFYSIRERGYVPPTPEAEDWLRSVRHAQAPDRRRLQSLLAKYLERRRAWRGGLSRHGRTLKRVERIAFEPYPRVLARKDRPLAHDAAVQILIDVSGSMEPYLPACKEAIVMLGDVLRALGAPFGVSAYWEDDAPMGTSSLETVIWDVVPFEKSRDPDALAAVWALTPELDNRDGAAIRHVAARLARFAEASKWMLLVSDARPAAEGYAGGYEDTRRAVAEARARGIQVVHLVVASDVDAALVDAVRYLYGHAFAIARSPKDVPPAMDRALKKILHGAVRDVR is encoded by the coding sequence ATGTTTCGTTTCACGAGTCCGTATGAGGACGAGCCGTCGCTCTCGCTGTACACCGGCCTCGCTCGCGCCTTGTCGCGCGACGCCCGCCTGTGCTGCAGGTATGGCCGCCTCTCAAGCCTCAGCCTCGCGGCAGCTGTCATCGAGTTGCCCGATGTGGTTCGGACCGCAGGTGGCGCCGAGCGGCGGTCCCTTGAGCGCGCCGAGGTGTACCTTCGCGCTGGGGGCAGCGCGCGGTTGACCGATTTCGCGGCCCTCCTGAGCGCGCGCCGCGAGTGGGAGAGGTGCCAAGCCCCGAAGCTCGCCTGGCAGTGGCTCCTGACCGTGGAGGACGCGCGGCTCATGTTCTGGCTCTCTCGGGAGCGCCCGCGCCTTGCGAGGCTCTTCGCCAAGCGGATGGCGTTTCATCGCAGCCGCGTCCGGCGGCAGGCTGCGTGGAGATCTCGTGACGGCGGCCGGATCGACACAGCCGAGAGCGTCTACCTGGAACTGTTGGCTGAGCTTCTCGCGTTCGCGAAGGGCGCGCGCAGTGCGATCTCGGGAGACACCCATCTCGCCGCCGGATGGGCCGCGGATCGGCTGCGGGACGCGATGGCGAGAGGGCCCGTGGAAGACTTGGCCGAGATCTGGTTCGATCTCGCCTGGGAAGCCCCTCAGGGCGCCGCCGCACAGGCGGGCTCCCATCCGCCCTCGCGATCGCGCCACGCGCTTTGCCGCGGTGAGGAAGTCGATGGCGCGTCGAATCCGCGCGTGGAGATCTGGACGCGACCGCGGGATGAGGAACGCGGAGCCCTGCTCCAGGGACCGGCGAAAGCGGGCGCCCACGCGGCGCCGAGTGCGCGCGCGGGACGGTTCGGCGAAGATCACGTGGCGCATGTGGGACGAACGGTGTCCTCTCGCATGGCGGGCCCGCCGCGGCGCAGCCAGGTTCGCGGTGAACACGAGGGACATCTGGAGGCCAATGGGGCGTCGCGCGCCGAACAGGACCTGAGCCGTTTCTATTCGATTCGAGAGCGCGGCTACGTTCCTCCGACGCCTGAAGCCGAGGACTGGCTTCGATCGGTGCGCCACGCGCAGGCGCCGGATCGACGGCGTCTTCAAAGCCTCCTGGCGAAGTATCTCGAGCGCCGCCGCGCTTGGCGAGGAGGGCTGTCACGCCATGGCCGCACGCTCAAGCGGGTGGAGCGCATCGCGTTCGAGCCGTATCCGCGCGTGCTGGCCAGAAAGGACCGGCCTCTGGCCCACGACGCCGCCGTGCAGATCCTCATCGACGTCTCGGGTTCCATGGAGCCGTACCTGCCCGCGTGCAAGGAAGCCATTGTGATGCTGGGTGACGTGTTGCGCGCGCTCGGCGCGCCGTTTGGCGTCTCTGCGTACTGGGAAGACGATGCCCCGATGGGCACTTCATCCCTGGAGACGGTCATCTGGGACGTGGTGCCGTTCGAGAAGTCGCGCGATCCCGACGCGCTCGCCGCGGTTTGGGCGCTTACGCCGGAACTGGACAATCGGGACGGCGCGGCGATTCGGCACGTCGCCGCGCGCCTGGCGCGATTCGCGGAAGCGTCGAAGTGGATGCTTTTGGTGAGCGACGCGAGGCCAGCCGCCGAGGGATACGCGGGAGGCTACGAGGATACGCGACGCGCGGTTGCGGAAGCGCGCGCCCGGGGTATCCAGGTGGTGCACCTCGTCGTGGCGAGCGACGTGGATGCGGCGCTCGTGGACGCCGTGCGTTACCTGTACGGACACGCGTTCGCCATCGCGAGATCGCCCAAGGATGTGCCGCCTGCGATGGACCGCGCGCTCAAAAAGATTTTGCACGGCGCCGTCCGCGACGTCAGGTGA
- a CDS encoding ATP-binding protein, whose product MDVDSGRETPLARRGSPRFIADRPHLVDDAEAALRLGKHVLLRGPTGSGKTRLAEALAERLGLEMESVNCSVDLDLEALLGYRTLGIAEGRTVVEYVEGPVVRAMRLGRMLYIDELNVARPEVLPILHGALDHRRRLTNPLTAEVVQAHPNFCVIAAINEGYAGTSPLNEALLNRFVVFDVPYVQGEALAQLIREATALAGAHHVERFVRLSADLVRASEVGELPVEAASIRALLDACDLSTQMPPLRAVRYAVAGKLSDPREQDLVMELASSYFGGA is encoded by the coding sequence ATGGATGTGGACAGCGGGCGGGAGACGCCGCTTGCCAGGCGAGGCTCGCCGCGCTTTATCGCGGATCGACCCCACCTTGTGGACGACGCCGAAGCCGCGCTTAGGCTCGGCAAGCATGTGTTGCTGCGCGGTCCCACTGGAAGCGGCAAGACGCGCCTCGCCGAGGCGCTTGCGGAGCGACTTGGCCTCGAGATGGAGTCCGTGAACTGCTCGGTCGATCTCGACCTCGAGGCCCTTCTGGGCTATCGCACGCTCGGCATCGCCGAAGGCAGAACCGTGGTCGAATACGTCGAAGGCCCCGTGGTTCGCGCCATGCGGCTCGGCCGCATGCTGTACATCGACGAGCTGAACGTCGCCCGGCCGGAGGTCCTGCCCATCTTGCACGGTGCGCTTGACCACCGGCGCCGATTGACCAATCCGCTCACCGCCGAGGTGGTGCAAGCGCACCCGAACTTCTGCGTCATTGCGGCCATCAATGAGGGGTACGCCGGTACCTCGCCCCTCAATGAAGCCCTGCTGAACCGATTCGTCGTGTTCGACGTGCCGTACGTCCAGGGCGAAGCGCTGGCGCAATTGATTCGCGAGGCCACCGCGTTAGCCGGCGCGCATCACGTCGAGCGATTCGTCCGGCTGTCGGCCGATCTCGTCCGGGCCAGCGAAGTCGGGGAACTGCCCGTCGAAGCCGCATCCATCCGCGCTCTCCTCGACGCGTGCGACCTCTCGACCCAGATGCCGCCCCTGCGGGCGGTTCGCTACGCCGTCGCCGGCAAACTCAGCGATCCGAGGGAACAGGATCTGGTCATGGAACTCGCGTCGAGCTACTTTGGCGGCGCGTAG
- a CDS encoding biotin/lipoyl-containing protein, protein MVEVRLPQLGDSVTKAVVTSWLKAEGDRVEKDEPLLEVTTDKVTVEVPSEVSGVLKEIVAKAGDHVRMDDVLCRIEEG, encoded by the coding sequence ATGGTGGAGGTACGTCTGCCCCAACTGGGGGACAGCGTCACCAAGGCGGTCGTCACATCTTGGCTGAAGGCGGAAGGCGACCGCGTCGAGAAGGACGAACCGCTGCTTGAGGTGACGACGGACAAGGTGACCGTCGAAGTGCCTTCGGAAGTGAGCGGAGTGTTGAAGGAGATTGTCGCCAAAGCGGGCGATCACGTCCGCATGGACGATGTGCTCTGCCGGATCGAGGAAGGTTGA
- a CDS encoding biosynthetic peptidoglycan transglycosylase: MRRGWIRALLGLMALWVGQDVYFHTLNPVAARVRQAAALRMREKHVHPLSYDEIPAIFRKAVIATEDRRFWSDPGIDPIGIARSVVVDVERDGYVEGGSTLTQQLVDNTLLGKQKTLRRKLLQAWYAIGLYDTMSKQEIFTLYANVVYFGHGAYGLYNACETYFGKPPWDCNEGELTLVAGLPNAPSAYDPLTHYALARSRQQVVLENMVDDGQLSASQAQAIWREPIELRAD; this comes from the coding sequence TTGAGACGCGGGTGGATTCGGGCGCTTCTAGGGCTTATGGCCTTGTGGGTGGGGCAGGACGTGTACTTCCACACGTTGAATCCCGTCGCCGCGCGCGTGAGGCAGGCGGCGGCCCTGCGCATGCGCGAGAAGCACGTGCATCCGCTGAGCTACGACGAAATTCCAGCGATATTTCGCAAGGCCGTAATCGCCACCGAGGACCGGCGCTTCTGGTCCGATCCCGGCATCGATCCGATTGGGATCGCTCGAAGCGTTGTGGTGGACGTGGAGCGCGACGGTTACGTGGAAGGCGGGTCGACGCTGACGCAACAACTGGTCGACAACACCCTTCTCGGCAAGCAGAAGACGCTTCGGCGCAAGCTGCTGCAAGCGTGGTACGCCATCGGCCTGTACGACACCATGTCCAAGCAAGAGATCTTCACGCTGTATGCGAACGTGGTGTACTTTGGCCACGGCGCGTACGGGCTGTATAATGCCTGTGAGACGTATTTTGGCAAGCCGCCGTGGGATTGCAACGAGGGAGAGCTCACGCTCGTGGCGGGACTGCCGAACGCCCCGTCCGCATATGACCCGTTGACTCATTACGCCCTCGCGCGATCGCGTCAACAGGTGGTGCTCGAGAACATGGTGGACGATGGGCAGCTTTCGGCGTCCCAGGCGCAGGCCATATGGCGCGAGCCCATTGAACTTCGGGCGGATTGA
- the cbpB gene encoding cyclic-di-AMP-binding protein CbpB has translation MSMETMQSLTLQDEDIARLIIDADDVACVHPQHSAEHALLVLIKSGYSAIPVVTSDGRVVGIISKTLILDRILGLERIEFEALSTFTVQDVMRTDFHRIGRWEPFLRALQLSIDAPFLCVEDESGKFVGLLTRHGILAYLNGVIRKGRKRP, from the coding sequence ATGTCTATGGAGACTATGCAGTCTTTGACGTTGCAGGACGAGGACATTGCTCGCCTCATCATCGACGCGGACGATGTGGCTTGCGTTCATCCGCAGCACAGCGCGGAGCATGCGCTGTTGGTTTTGATTAAATCCGGCTATTCGGCCATCCCTGTCGTGACGAGCGACGGGCGGGTGGTGGGCATCATCAGCAAGACGCTCATCCTGGACAGAATTCTTGGGCTCGAGCGCATTGAGTTTGAGGCGCTCTCGACGTTCACCGTCCAGGATGTGATGCGCACCGACTTTCACCGCATCGGACGATGGGAGCCGTTTCTGCGCGCACTTCAGCTCAGCATCGACGCGCCGTTTTTGTGCGTGGAAGACGAGAGCGGCAAGTTCGTCGGGCTGCTCACGCGCCATGGCATTCTCGCTTATCTCAACGGGGTGATACGCAAGGGACGAAAACGGCCCTGA
- a CDS encoding CheR family methyltransferase, with the protein MLDPYLEFVEHIRRLTGIDLIHYKRPQMERRLAHLRDRRGFSDFSSYAAALSRDASLLRELVDRVTIQVSEFFRNPDRWADLKAKLEVVAASPFRAWSAGCAHGEEPYSLAIICAEIGLEADILATDLDERALQVAARGVYSPHALTNVSRDRLQRFFEPAPDGWRVSLAIRRRVRFERHDLLADPYPRDLDLIVCRNLLIYLTDAAKQRIIAGFSQALKPGGHLFVGSTEQLVGMDSCGLRLVAPFLYQKTDGP; encoded by the coding sequence ATGCTGGATCCCTATCTCGAATTTGTGGAGCACATTCGGCGATTGACCGGGATCGATTTGATCCATTACAAGAGGCCTCAGATGGAGCGCCGCCTCGCGCATCTTCGCGATCGTCGAGGCTTTTCGGATTTCTCATCCTACGCGGCCGCGCTCTCGCGCGACGCCTCGCTCCTAAGAGAGTTGGTCGATCGCGTCACCATTCAAGTGTCGGAATTTTTTCGGAATCCCGACCGATGGGCCGATCTCAAGGCGAAGCTTGAGGTCGTCGCGGCCTCGCCGTTTCGCGCGTGGAGCGCGGGCTGCGCGCACGGTGAAGAGCCGTACAGCCTGGCCATCATATGCGCCGAAATCGGGCTTGAAGCTGACATCTTGGCGACGGATCTCGACGAGCGGGCGCTGCAAGTGGCCGCGCGAGGCGTGTATTCGCCGCACGCCTTGACGAACGTCTCCCGGGATCGCCTGCAGCGCTTTTTCGAGCCCGCGCCGGACGGATGGCGCGTGTCGCTCGCGATCCGCCGGCGCGTCCGCTTCGAGCGGCACGATCTTCTCGCCGACCCGTATCCCCGCGATCTCGATCTCATCGTATGCCGAAATCTGCTGATCTATTTGACCGATGCCGCGAAACAGCGGATCATCGCTGGATTTTCCCAGGCGCTGAAGCCCGGAGGTCATCTGTTCGTGGGAAGCACGGAGCAGTTGGTCGGCATGGATTCGTGCGGGCTTCGCCTCGTCGCGCCCTTCCTATACCAGAAAACCGATGGGCCATGA
- a CDS encoding patatin-like phospholipase family protein, giving the protein MTDTKWDLGIALSGGTLKAAAHVGVLSALDKLGIRPDAIAGTSAGSLVGCLYAYGYRAEDLERLARSFPGWRLVDYGFPAMQSVLALAASRLGIGAARDPVPPGLLRGVRFRQYIERLLAHRRPQMPVFALATDLVSGRPVVFTPNEIRMDAVERTEAMALAIAGSCALPGVFPPVQHGPYLLVDGAMRHYVPVSVLRQLGCRRILAVNLYRLPAEFHPKTMIDVFLRAFDILLRESIDNDLDAPSVLLLEPDLSAVKGHPFERLPAYIRAGRACVEDQADAILKFVHS; this is encoded by the coding sequence GTGACGGACACGAAGTGGGACCTCGGCATCGCGCTCTCGGGAGGCACGCTGAAGGCCGCGGCGCACGTCGGCGTGCTTTCGGCCCTCGATAAGTTGGGAATCCGGCCGGACGCCATCGCGGGCACCAGCGCCGGATCGCTCGTCGGATGTCTGTACGCGTACGGCTACCGTGCCGAAGATCTCGAGCGACTGGCGCGCTCGTTTCCCGGTTGGCGCCTCGTGGACTATGGCTTTCCCGCCATGCAGTCCGTCTTGGCCCTTGCGGCCAGCCGACTGGGCATCGGCGCAGCGCGAGATCCCGTTCCGCCGGGCCTGTTGCGCGGCGTGCGTTTTCGCCAGTACATCGAGCGCCTGCTTGCGCACCGCAGGCCCCAAATGCCGGTTTTCGCGCTCGCCACGGACCTCGTCTCTGGGCGCCCCGTCGTCTTCACGCCGAACGAGATCCGGATGGACGCCGTGGAACGAACCGAAGCCATGGCGCTCGCCATCGCCGGCAGTTGTGCGCTGCCTGGCGTGTTTCCTCCCGTGCAGCACGGGCCCTACCTGCTCGTGGACGGCGCCATGCGCCACTACGTGCCGGTATCCGTACTGCGCCAACTGGGGTGTCGCCGCATTCTCGCCGTCAACCTGTACAGGCTCCCAGCCGAATTTCACCCCAAAACCATGATCGACGTCTTTCTACGCGCGTTCGATATTCTCCTGCGAGAATCGATTGACAACGATCTCGACGCGCCTTCGGTGCTCCTTCTGGAACCCGACCTGAGCGCTGTCAAGGGGCACCCGTTTGAACGCCTGCCGGCGTACATTCGCGCGGGGCGCGCATGTGTGGAAGACCAAGCCGATGCCATCCTGAAGTTTGTGCATTCTTGA
- the ndk gene encoding nucleoside-diphosphate kinase codes for MEDMAREQTFVMVKPDGVQRGLVGEIVARFERKGLKLVAAKLVQVSKELAEAHYAEHRERPFFGELVQFITSSPVFAMILEGENAIAVVRAMMGKTNPAEAAPGTIRGDLGLTIGMNVVHGSDSPESAKREIELWFPEGALTYERTVDAWLA; via the coding sequence ATGGAAGACATGGCCCGTGAACAGACGTTTGTCATGGTGAAGCCCGACGGCGTACAGCGCGGACTCGTCGGTGAAATCGTGGCGCGATTCGAGCGCAAGGGGCTGAAGCTCGTCGCCGCCAAACTCGTGCAAGTCTCGAAGGAGCTTGCGGAGGCGCACTATGCGGAGCATCGCGAGCGGCCGTTCTTCGGCGAGTTGGTTCAGTTCATCACGTCGTCGCCGGTGTTCGCCATGATCCTGGAAGGCGAGAACGCCATCGCCGTGGTGCGCGCCATGATGGGCAAGACCAACCCGGCCGAGGCGGCTCCCGGGACGATTCGCGGCGATCTCGGCCTTACCATCGGCATGAATGTCGTGCACGGTTCCGATTCGCCGGAGAGCGCGAAGCGGGAGATCGAGTTGTGGTTCCCGGAAGGTGCGCTGACGTACGAACGAACCGTGGACGCCTGGTTGGCGTAA